In one window of Lampris incognitus isolate fLamInc1 chromosome 3, fLamInc1.hap2, whole genome shotgun sequence DNA:
- the ckap4 gene encoding cytoskeleton-associated protein 4: protein MTAKNRNKQSSAVKAVAPAATQDDAPRKSQKSPANGAGGGPAPQPSGSGICLKLASALFYVALAAAVGFSAFYLQKMLEEVHQLRLQHGERARENTELAEKMESAVQQVESLRSVVDGLESALGVTRVELEGATGRLKRSEVETRRVEEALQKLQNDLLRDLSEGISEVKEARERDFSSLETTVEDRLAELSRSIAASVAEFTEAQGEVQGQLADVKSRLGEMEEPALIKQELSAIVNTVAQLSTARQVAEASGDLLREQIGIVRAELQTRNQEVSSLSEEVEAVRTMVQETVGNLKQSVTAAEANTQVLNDQALTLEGEVKQISEAVHTVQEEMQVAAAQTQKRSYELEVRIKADEDSGESMAVSVSALTSKVESLLAKYDSYESTLAAQGQAGEKARARLENELEALKSGLEEFQSNLAALGGAQSKLASRDSSLGEQVEELEKRLVALEGSNKTGSNTLEELEKLRGMVDGWKEKAVKLEGHEKAISALQDALKKTTMSLATLSRAPGKNKN from the exons atgacggcAAAAAACCGAAACAAACAAAGCTCCGCGGTGAAGGCTGTTGCTCCAGCAGCCACCCAGGACGATGCCCCGCGGAAAAGCCAGAAAAGCCCCGCTAACGGGGCCGGTGGCGGTCCGGCGCCCCAGCCGTCCGGGTCGGGCATCTGCCTCAAACTCGCGTCCGCTCTGTTTTACGTCGCGCTGGCCGCCGCCGTGGGCTTCTCCGCCTTCTACCTGCAGAAGATGCTGGAGGAGGTCCACCAGCTCCGCCTGCAACACGGGGAGCGGGCACGGGAAAACACGGAGCTGGCGGAGAAAATGGAGAGCGCCGTGCAACAG GTGGAGTCTCTGAGGAGCGTGGTGGACGGGCTGGAGTCGGCGCTGGGTGTCACACGGGTGGAACTGGAGGGGGCCACCGGCAGACTGAAGAGAAGCGAGGTAGAGACGCGGAGGGTGGAGGAGGCCCTCCAAAAGCTCCAGAACGACTTGCTCAGGGACCTTTCGGAGGGCATCAGTGAGGTGAAAGAGGCCCGCGAGAGGGACTTCTCTTCCTTGGAGACAACAGTAGAGGACCGCCTGGCCGAGCTGAGTCGGTCGATCGCGGCAAGCGTGGCGGAGTTCACCGAGGCTCAGGGGGAGGTGCAGGGCCAGCTGGCTGACGTCAAGTCACGTCTGGGTGAAATGGAGGAACCAGCGCTGATAAAACAGGAATTGTCGGCCATCGTCAACACCGTGGCTCAACTCAGCACAGCCAGGCAGGTTGCTGAGGCCTCAGGTGATTTACTCAGGGAACAGATAGGCATAGTGAGGGCGGAGCTCCAGACCCGCAACCAGGAGGTGTCCTCACTATCCGAAGAAGTGGAGGCAGTGAGGACAATGGTGCAAGAAACAGTCGGGAACCTGAAACAGTCGGTGACCGCGGCAGAGGCTAACACTCAGGTGTTGAATGACCAAGCCCTTACGCTGGAGGGTGAGGTCAAACAGATCAGTGAGGCCGTTCACACTGTACAGGAGGAAATGCAGGTAGCAGCTGCACAGACCCAGAAAAGGTCATATGAACTGGAAGTCAGAATAAAAGCAGACGAGGACAGCGGAGAGTCAATGGCAGTCTCAGTGTCAGCGCTCACCTCCAAAGTTGAGTCCCTACTTGCCAAGTATGACTCCTATGAAAGCACCCTGGCTGCACAAGGCCAGGCTGGGGAGAAGGCCAGGGCCAGGTTGGAGAACGAGCTAGAGGCATTGAAGAGTGGCTTGGAGGAGTTCCAGTCCAACTTGGCTGCGCTGGGAGGTGCCCAGTCCAAACTGGCTTCCAGAGACTCCAGTTTAGGTGAGCAGGTGGAGGAGCTGGAGAAGAGGCTTGTTGCCCTGGAGGGCAGTAACAAGACAGGCAGCAACACCCTGGAGGAGCTGGAAAAGCTAAGAGGCATGGTGGATGGCTGGAAAGAGAAAGCGGTCAAACTGGAGGGTCATGAGAAAGCTATTTCTGCCCTCCAGgatgcactgaagaaaactacaatGTCACTAGCAACTTTATCCAGAGCTCCTGGCAAGAATAAAAACTAG
- the ikbip gene encoding inhibitor of nuclear factor kappa-B kinase-interacting protein isoform X1 codes for MAGTEVKQRKKRQSDGDSLGADSKDEAPKVKPAAKDAAGARGAASPRLDVRTAACVFSLAVCGALIWAVLQQNRRFADIEEKYNLLHGKTAGLFDMEEEVLKVSRKLADSEEDLQEALSTISLATRLQQDIATLHAAVMTMQADENSASRDLQTVNAHFLNVTETWQGRLAAVTSDLMAIKVESREAHASATEQVNEAESRTRSLAERLEELEDSTRRNTRALERTEEEDAKRTQDQLDWNTKQIHKLGEQVGSLAQREAQLSSQLQEHIPKAQECETHLPEVEEAVRSILRLGGDLNGAERRLEELTLQVFSTEDSMLKALNEILGIRQELDTLQAHNSILKMKNELSVVKEAVQELTTVLRGNRVDRPEDALFLEAEGWMEEDKEETKTEAEYYEDEPFQLPPDYDLTE; via the exons ATGGCCGGAACCGAAGTAAAGCAGCGGAAAAAGAGACAAAGCGACGGAGACTCGCTGGGCGCGGACAGCAAAGACGAAGCGCCTAAAGTCAAACCGGCGGCTAAGGACGCAGCAGGGGCCAGAGGCGCCGCGTCCCCGCGTCTGGACGTGAGAACCGCGGCGTGCGTCTTCTCCCTGGCCGTGTGCGGAGCCCTGATCTG GGCAGTTTTACAGCAGAACCGGAGGTTTGCTGACATTGAGGAGAAGTACAACCTCCTGCATGGGAAGACCGCAGGTCTGTTCGACATGGAGGAGGAGGTTCTCAAGGTGTCCAGGAAG CTTGCTGACTCTGAAGAGGACCTGCAGGAGGCCCTCTCCACCATCTCCCTGGCGACAAGACTACAACAGGACATCGCCACCCTCCACGCGGCTGTCATGACGATGCAGGCAGATGAGAACTCCGCCTCCCGTGACCTGCAGACGGTCAACGCCCACTTCCTCAATGTGACAGAGACGTGGCAGGGACGTCTGGCTGCCGTCACCTCTGACCTGATGGCTATTAAGGTCGAGTCGCGAGAGGCTCATGCCAGCGCCACGGAGCAGGTGAACGAGGCCGAGAGTAGAACCCGGTCACTGGCTGAGaggctggaggagctggaggatagCACCAGGAGGAACACCCGTGCTCTGGAGCGCACTGAGGAAGAGGATGCTAAGCGGACCCAGGACCAGCTGGACTGGAACACCAAACAGATCCACAAGCTAGGGGAGCAGGTTGGCAGCCTGGCCCAAAGGGAAGCCCAACTCAGCTCCCAGCTCCAAGAACACATTCCCAAGGCACAGGAGTGTGAGACACACCTGCCTGAGGTGGAGGAAGCTGTGAGGTCTATCCTGAGGCTAGGGGGGGATCTGAATGGGGCAGAGAGGAGGCTGGAGGAGCTGACGTTACAGGTGTTCAGCACTGAGGACAGCATGCTGAAGGCTCTCAACGAGATCCTTGGGATCAGACAGGAGCTGGACACACTCCAGGCTCACAACAGCATCCTGAAGATGAAGAATGAATTGTCAGTGGTTAAAGAAGCTGTCCAAGAGCTCACCACGGTGTTGAGGGGTAATAGGGTGGACAGACCGGAGGATGCCTTGTTTCTGGAGgcagaaggatggatggaagaggACAAAGAGGAGACAAAAACCGAGGCAGAATATTACGAGGATGAACCATTTCAACTTCCTCCTGATTATGACCTCACTGAATGA
- the ikbip gene encoding inhibitor of nuclear factor kappa-B kinase-interacting protein isoform X2, whose amino-acid sequence MAGTEVKQRKKRQSDGDSLGADSKDEAPKVKPAAKDAAGARGAASPRLDVRTAACVFSLAVCGALIWAVLQQNRRFADIEEKYNLLHGKTAGLFDMEEEVLKVSRKCESVQVMLDGLGGQQGALHPRLEGMERDVTQLKEWASGLTDKRSHLQTSLTALSDAVRQIEERTSAITKDITNKVTSVRTDVRRMDGLQSEVESLLTQVGELEDKAAQIERGMVKRIGDLLAGSIDRVSTLRASSERNAQAIAELRRRIPELTAADRQLSERLQELESGRSRMIRTVTFTGDLKPKVTAIKRDFAAFEPQLSDLTLRIGRLAGDLMQREQEIAELRQTLVNLTAVEGDLGLATKQVGEIADIPEVEEMLLQANLSKPLQQTQPSGE is encoded by the exons ATGGCCGGAACCGAAGTAAAGCAGCGGAAAAAGAGACAAAGCGACGGAGACTCGCTGGGCGCGGACAGCAAAGACGAAGCGCCTAAAGTCAAACCGGCGGCTAAGGACGCAGCAGGGGCCAGAGGCGCCGCGTCCCCGCGTCTGGACGTGAGAACCGCGGCGTGCGTCTTCTCCCTGGCCGTGTGCGGAGCCCTGATCTG GGCAGTTTTACAGCAGAACCGGAGGTTTGCTGACATTGAGGAGAAGTACAACCTCCTGCATGGGAAGACCGCAGGTCTGTTCGACATGGAGGAGGAGGTTCTCAAGGTGTCCAGGAAG TGTGAGAGTGTCCAGGTGATGTTGGATGGTTTAGGGGGGCAGCAGGGGGCTCTCCACCCTAGGCTGGAGGGTATGGAGCGAGACGTCACCCAGCTGAAGGAGTGGGCATCTGGGTTGACGGATAAACGATCTCACCTCCAGACCAGCCTAACGGCTCTGTCAGACGCCGTGAGACAGATAGAAGAACGCACCTCTGCCATCACCAAAGATATCACCAACAAG GTGACGTCAGTGAGGACAGATGTGCGGAGGATGGACGGCCTTCAGTCTGAGGTGGAGTCTCTGCTGACGCAGGTGGGGGAGCTGGAGGATAAGGCTGCACAGATTGAGCGCGGCATGGTCAAACGCATTGGAGACCTGCTGGCCGGCAGCATCGACCGTGTCTCGACCCTGCGCGCCTCCTCTGAACGCAATGCCCAGGCCATAGCAGAGCTACGCCGACGTATCCCCGAACTAACCGCTGCCGACCGGCAGCTCTCTGAGCGGCTGCAGGAGCTGGAGAGCGGCCGCTCGCGCATGATCAGAACCGTGACCTTCACTGGTGACCTCAAACCCAAGGTCACTGCCATTAAGCGAGATTTTGCAGCTTTTGAGCCTCAGCTGTCCGACCTTACTCTTCGGATAGGACGGTTAGCAGGGGATCTGATGCAAAGAGAGCAGGAAATTGCGGAGCTTAGGCAGACGTTGGTTAACCTCACTGCGGTAGAGGGGGATTTGGGCCTTGCAACCAAACAGGTCGGTGAAATAGCTGACATTCCTGAAGTCGAAGAAATGCTTTTACAGGCCAACTTGAGCAAGCCCCTCCAACAGACTCAGCCGAGCGGAGAGTGA